In Stigmatopora nigra isolate UIUO_SnigA chromosome 2, RoL_Snig_1.1, whole genome shotgun sequence, a single window of DNA contains:
- the LOC144191870 gene encoding patatin-like phospholipase domain-containing protein 2: MNRQNVEAMFAKGEEWNISFAGCGFSSAYYLGTLTCILERAPHLVHGASKICGASSGCLVAAALAVGLPIEHMWLDLMALAKEARKHRLSVFHPTFSLLRTVRDSLRKKLPEDAHRRASGRLCVSLTSLSDGSNVLVSHFDSREELIQVLMCSCFFPIYCGFIPPSYRGKLYIDGALSNNMPMMEHPNTITVAPFCSESDISPKDGAWTSISVHCNSLCLQLTAGNVRRIFTSFLPPAPEELSEIFQSGYTDSLHFLRQENLMGPFTTEDQEDNLNVAKAALWGQHCWPEQHERG, encoded by the exons ATGAACCGTCAAAACGTCGAGGCCATGTTTGCCAAGGGGGAAGAGTGGAATATTTCCTTTGCGGGATGCGGTTTCAGTAGTGCTTATTACTTAGGAACGTTGACGTGCATCTTGGAGAGAGCGCCACATTTGGTACACGGAGCCTCAAAGATCTGCGGAGCCTCATCGGGATGCCTGGTGGCCGCAGCCTTGGCCGTCGGACTTCCCATCG AACATATGTGGTTGGACTTGATGGCGCTGGCCAAAGAGGCCAGGAAGCATCGGCTGAGCGTCTTTCATCCGACCTTCAGCCTACTGCGAACAGTTCGTGACTCCCTACGGAAGAAGCTACCAGAAGATGCTCACCGGCGTGCTTCGGGCAGGCTCTGCGTATCCCTCACTAGCTTGAGTGATGGGAGTAATGTCCTGGTGTCGCACTTTGACAGCAGAGAGGAGCTCATACAG GTGCTGATGTGCAGCTGTTTCTTTCCCATCTACTGTGGCTTCATACCACCATCCTACCGCGGAAAG CTGTACATAGATGGAGCCCTTAGCAACAACATGCCAATGATGGAGCATCCTAACACCATTACAGTGGCCCCGTTTTGCAGTGAGAGTGACATCAGTCCCAAAGATGGGGCTTGGACCTCCATCTCTGTGCACTGTAACAGTCTATGCTTGCAGTTGACTGCGGGAAACGTGCGCCGAATCTTCACCTCGTTCCTCCCTCCGGCACCAGAG GAGCTGTCAGAGATTTTCCAAAGTGGCTACACAGACTCTCTTCACTTCTTGAGACAAGAAA ATCTGATGGGACCATTTACCACAGAAGATCAGGAAGACAATTTAAATGTTGCAAAAGCAGCATTGTGGGGACAACATTGCTGGCCAGAGCAACATGAACGTGGG
- the LOC144209073 gene encoding patatin-like phospholipase domain-containing protein 2, which translates to MSSLREKEWSISFAGCGFMGIYYVGACSCILERFPHLIRNASKIYGASAGALMAASLVTRVPLEKCCVDLMYMAKEARKHKLGPLHPSYNLLQLVKESLLACLPSDAHLLASGKLCVSLTRVSDGKNVLVSDFESREDLIQALLCSCFVPFYCGVIPPKYRGVHYVDGAVSDNLPRCHQRSTITVSAYAGESDLCPRANTPSLHQVRFNNVSIQVNSENMYRVTSTFFPPQPEAMAEFCHNGWMDALRFLQDNNHINCEPVPRSLKTLSAKPACCDLVVGPLKVLESSEDHWWLNPLVIENLPISLKKALCTACRQVHPGGGLLSHVSVLFRPKMAPSFLRLPSTKSLGPAISLARRVAHWLPDVRRDLTWLYRAAGGFYKRGKGHDEEEEDEGYNQ; encoded by the exons ATGTCGAGCTTGAGGGAAAAGGAGTGGAGCATCTCCTTTGCCGGCTGTGGATTTATGGGCATTTATTATGTAGGTGCATGTAGCTGTATCCTGGAGCGCTTCCCGCATCTTATCCGAAATGCATCCAAGATCTACGGGGCCTCGGCGGGGGCCCTGATGGCCGCGTCTCTTGTCACCAGAGTTCCCCTGG AAAAATGCTGTGTGGATTTGATGTACATGGCAAAGGAGGCCCGTAAACACAAACTTGGCCCGCTGCATCCATCTTACAACCTGTTGCAGCTAGTCAAAGAGTCACTACTGGCCTGCCTGCCTTCTGACGCCCACCTACTTGCCTCTGGGAAGCTTTGCGTTTCACTCACTCGGGTTTCCGACGGCAAAAATGTCCTGGTTTCTGACTTTGAAAGTCGAGAGGATCTCATTCAG GCACTTTTGTGCAGTTGCTTTGTCCCATTCTACTGTGGAGTCATTCCGCCAAAATATCGTGGTGTG CACTATGTAGACGGTGCGGTTAGCGACAACCTGCCCCGCTGCCACCAGAGGAGCACCATCACCGTGTCAGCGTACGCCGGTGAGAGCGACCTGTGCCCACGGGCGAACACACCCAGCCTCCACCAGGTTCGCTTTAACAATGTCAGCATCCAGGTCAACTCGGAGAACATGTACCGGGTGACCAGCACCTTCTTTCCGCCACAGCCTGAG GCCATGGCTGAATTCTGCCACAACGGCTGGATGGATGCGCTCCGCTTCCTGCAAGACAACA ATCACATAAACTGCGAACCTGTCCCAAGGAGTTTGAAAACCCTTTCAGCCAAACCAGCTTGCTGTGATCTGGTGGTGGGACCGTTGAAAGTTTTGGAGTCCAGTGAAGACCATTGGTGGCTAAACCCTCTTGTCATAGAAAACCTCCCTATTAGCCTCAAAAAAG CTTTGTGCACCGCATGCAGACAAGTACACCCGGGCGGGGGTCTTCTGTCTCATGTCTCCGTGCTGTTCAGACCCAAGATGGCTCCCTCCTTCCTGAGGCTGCCCAGCACTAAATCCCTTGGACCGGCCATTTCGCTGGCACGAAG AGTGGCTCACTGGCTACCGGACGTCCGGCGGGACCTGACGTGGCTATACAGGGCGGCGGGGGGCTTCTACAAGCGTGGCAAGGGGCAtgatgaggaagaagaggatgaagggTACAATCAATGA
- the LOC144187669 gene encoding uncharacterized protein LOC144187669 yields MSIPVVDFSAGSLEVENISNADLHQMSRGLKVAFTEVGFVFLENTGITQAEVDRVMDVSQNFFLQPDHLKRPFSRKTFPNSPNHGWVSLETERLNPQKPGDLKEAFNLSSLHPDIKWPTSKEVAGFQDIQTAFFHRCTELSRRVLRVMAHSLDLDPNIFLNAHRQIGSDENGTTLRSLYYPPVKSELAKEGQLRCGEHSDYGSITLLFQSDEGLQVCQRSGEFICVPRVPGAVLVNIADLMQRWTSDHFVSVLHRVMLPPVGNSGTRQSLAFFVQPDDKAVVACIDGSDKYPPVRSDAYLMERFQHSYGRI; encoded by the exons ATGAGTATCCCGGTGGTGGACTTTAGTGCGGGCAGTCTCGAGGTGGAGAATATTTCCAACGCAGATCTCCATCAAATGAGCAGAGGATTAAAAGTGGCTTTCACTGAAGTGGGCTTCGTTTTCTTGGAGAATACTGGCATCACACAGGCGGAG GTTGATCGCGTCATGGATGTTTCCCAAAACTTTTTCCTCCAGCCAGATCACCTCAAGCGACCATTCAGCAGGAAAACTTTTCCAAACAGTCCCAACCATGGCTGGGTATCCTTGGAAACTGAAAG gtTGAATCCACAGAAACCAGGAGATCTTAAAGAGGCATTTAATCTGTCTTCGCTGCATCCTGACATT AAATGGCCCACATCTAAAGAGGTGGCTGGATTCCAAGACATTCAGACGGCTTTTTTCCACCGCTGCACGGAGTTGAGCCGCCGGGTTTTGAGGGTGATGGCCCATAGTCTGGATTTGGACCCTAACATCTTCCTCAATGCGCACCGCCAGATTGGAT CTGATGAGAACGGAACCACTTTGCGTTCGCTTTACTACCCGCCGGTGAAAAGCGAGTTGGCCAAGGAGGGTCAACTCCGATGCGGGGAACATTCCGACTACGGGAGCATCACGTTGTTGTTCCAGAGTGACGAAGGTCTCCAA GTGTGCCAACGTTCCGGCGAGTTCATCTGCGTCCCTCGTGTGCCCGGAGCCGTCCTCGTCAACATTGCCGACTTGATGCAGCGTTGGACATCTGACCACTTTGTCTCTGTG CTCCATAGAGTTATGCTGCCACCGGTTGGAAACTCCGGCACGCGACAGTCCCTGGCTTTCTTCGTCCAACCCGACGACAAGGCTGTGGTCGCCTGCATAGACGGTTCCGACAAATACCCCCCTGTCCGTTCAGATGCCTACCTCATGGAGCGTTTTCAACATTCCTATGGCCGGATTTGA
- the LOC144210186 gene encoding uncharacterized protein LOC144210186, with translation MSIPVVDFSSCSLDVEDISRVDLSKLCEELKNAFTQVGFVFLANTGIKQDEVEAVMECSMRFFSQPEHLKQPFRRNTFPNCVVHGWLPLGSERVDKEKPEDLKEAFNLTSLNPDIKWSSLKGFRESQTTFYYRCKELSLRILRVIAHSLDVDPQVFLNAHRQLDTDGNLTTLRSLYYPPVNGRLAKEGQLRCGAHSDYGSMTLLFQNSQGLQVCRRSGEFTLVPCVPGAVLVNIADMMQRWTSDRFVSAVHKVVLPTADDSSTRQSLAFFLMPDDDATITCVDGSNKYPPIRAGDYYTERLAHIYVDTNS, from the exons ATGAGCATCCCAGTGGTGGACTTTAGCTCATGCAGCCTCGACGTGGAAGACATTTCACGCGTGGATCTGTCCAAACTGTGCGAAGagttaaaaaatgcttttaccCAAGTTGGATTTGTTTTCTTGGCCAATACAGGGATCAAGCAAGATGAG GTGGAGGCTGTCATGGAATGTTCGATGAGGTTTTTTAGTCAGCCGGAACATCTCAAGCAACCGTTCAGAAGGAATACCTTCCCAAATTGTGTCGTCCACGGCTGGCTACCTCTGGGGTCGGAAAG GGTTGACAAAGAAAAACCAGAAGATTTAAAAGAAGCCTTCAACCTAACTTCACTAAACCCCGACATA AAATGGTCTTCCTTGAAAGGATTCCGTGAGAGCCAGACGACTTTTTACTACCGCTGCAAAGAGCTGAGTCTACGCATTTTGAGAGTGATTGCCCACAGCCTTGATGTGGACCCCCAAGTCTTTCTAAATGCCCACCGCCAACTCGATA CTGATGGGAACCTGACCACGCTACGTTCGCTGTACTACCCGCCAGTGAATGGCAGGCTGGCCAAGGAAGGCCAACTGAGATGTGGAGCGCATTCAGATTATGGAAGCATGACCTTGTTATTCCAGAACTCGCAAGGGTTGCAG GTATGTCGGCGTTCCGGTGAGTTCACTCTGGTTCCGTGCGTCCCTGGGGCGGTTCTCGTCAACATCGCGGACATGATGCAACGTTGGACAAGTGACCGTTTTGTGTCTGCG GTCCATAAAGTTGTGCTGCCCACGGCTGACGACTCCAGTACACGACAGTCCCTGGCTTTCTTCCTAATGCCTGATGACGATGCCACGATCACCTGCGTGGATGGGTCAAACAAGTATCCGCCGATTCGGGCTGGAGACTACTATACCGAGCGCCTTGCACATATCTACGTCGATACCAATTCATGA
- the LOC144210168 gene encoding nucleobindin-2-like, with the protein MAIVGGKALAQRVPVLLSLWLCTHTLPITVDQNNENTTPGEDKLDAPQSANTGLHYDRYLREVIEFLEKDPHFREKLENANMEDIQQGKLAKELDFVHNNLRTKLDELKREEMNRLRILIKAKHDIEAGDGWKVDHQALLRQFEHLNQDNPHSFEPDDLDRLIKSATKDLKHYDQERHDEFKRYEMMKEHERREKLKAMTEEERKKEEEHQQEMKKKHAEHAKVNHPGSEDQLKEVWQESDGLDPDDFDPKTFFKMHDNNGDGFFDENELEALFTKELEKVYDSKNDEDADMVAMEEERLRMREHVMDEVDTNKDRLVSLAEFMAATKKQDFQQKEEWETMEQQNFFTEEELAGYEQQLAREGKMILDQAVELQKQREELQKKQEELNAHKQGLQQAVDELERKKALSKSNSKEPGAMGVGGEPVLSVQPTQAPTLISHL; encoded by the exons ATGGCGATTGTAGGAGGTAAAGCATTGGCCCAACGCGTTCCGGTTCTGCTGAGTCTGTGGCTTTGCACCCACACACTGCCTATTACCGTGGACCAAAACAATGAGAACACAACGCCCGGAGAGGATAAACTGGATGCCCCACAGAGTGCA AACACTGGTCTGCACTATGACCGCTACCTCAGGGAGGTCATCGAATTCCTGGAGAAAGACCCCCATTTCCGGGAGAAGTTAGAAAACGCCAACATGGAGGACATCCAA CAAGGCAAACTTGCCAAAGAGCTGGACTTTGTCCACAATAACCTCCGAACCAAACTGGACGAGCTTAAGCGGGAAGAGATGAACAGGCTACGGATACTCATCAAGGCCAAACACGATATTGAGGCAGGGGACG GCTGGAAAGTTGACCACCAGGCCTTGCTAAGACAATTTGAACACCTCAACCAAGACAACCCACATTCATTTGAGCCAGACGATTTGGACCGCCTCATCAAATCG GCCACCAAGGACCTGAAACACTACGACCAAGAGCGCCATGACGAGTTTAAGCGCTACGAGATGATGAAAGAGCACGAGAGGCGGGAGAAGCTGAAGGCCATGACAGAGGAAGAACGCAAGAAGGAGGAGGAACACCAGCAGGAGATGAAAAAGAAGCATGCTGAGCATGCCAAAGTCAACCACCCG GGAAGTGAGGACCAGCTGAAAGAGGTGTGGCAAGAGTCCGACGGTCTCGACCCGGATGACTTTGATCCAAAGacctttttcaaaatgcatG ATAACAATGGTGATGGTTTCTTTGATGAGAATGAGCTTGAGGCCCTCTTCACTAAAGAG CTTGAGAAAGTGTACGACTCCAAGAATGATGAAGACGCTGACATGGTAGCGATGGAGGAGGAGAGGCTGCGAATGAGAGAACATGTCATGGATGAG GTGGACACCAACAAAGACAGACTGGTGTCACTTGCCGAGTTCATGGCTGCCACGAAAAAGCAAGATTTCCAACAAAAGGAGGAATGGGAG ACAATGGAGCAGCAAAACTTCTTCACCGAGGAGGAACTTGCAGGATATGAGCAGCAGCTGGCCAGGGAGGGCAAGATGATCCTCGATCAAGCGGTGGAGCTTCAGAAACAGAGGGAGGAGCTACAAAAGAAGCAGGAGGAGCTCAACGCTCATAAGCAGGGCCTTCAGCAG gccgTGGATGaactggagagaaaaaaagccctatCCAAGTCAAACTCTAAAG AACCTGGAGCAATGGGAGTTGGAGGTGAACCAGTGCTAAGCGTGCAGCCCACACAAGCCCCAACTCTGATTTCACATCTTTAA